One segment of Schistocerca nitens isolate TAMUIC-IGC-003100 chromosome 3, iqSchNite1.1, whole genome shotgun sequence DNA contains the following:
- the LOC126249161 gene encoding uncharacterized protein LOC126249161, whose amino-acid sequence MVGVQQQPSSPQRVQAPAAPPPARPAAPFAIVDDAPVPLAPPPPMSQRSQQRPHVPLYGQLPADVDEPMPLAPSLPASPPLPRHSSARLARHAAPYSAGASFHRLLYEAAKAEQDDVVLLSPPPSPREGWCVLSAIGFL is encoded by the coding sequence ATGGTCGGCGTGCAGCAACAGCCGTCGTCTCCACAGCGGGTGCAGGCTCCAGCGGCTCCTCCGCCGGCCCGACCAGCTGCGCCATTCGCCATCGTTGACGATGCCCCCGTGCCCTTGGCACCGCCGCCGCCGATGTCGCAGCGTAGCCAGCAACGCCCGCACGTTCCACTTTACGGGCAGCTTCCCGCGGACGTCGATGAACCTATGCCCCTGGCGCCATCGCTGCCAGCTTCCCCGCCTCTTCCGCGACACAGCTCCGCTCGTCTGGCCCGCCACGCCGCGCCCTACTCTGCGGGGGCGAGTTTTCACCGCCTCCTCTACGAGGCCGCCAAGGCCGAGCAGGACGACGTCgtcctcctctcccccccaccctccccccgggAAGGGTGgtgtgtactgtctgccatcgggttcctcTAG